The Coffea arabica cultivar ET-39 chromosome 1e, Coffea Arabica ET-39 HiFi, whole genome shotgun sequence genome has a window encoding:
- the LOC113712436 gene encoding cytochrome P450 714C2-like — translation MDSSSLSKVLISAAVIGFAGLFLRLYNSLVAKPGRLRAALRKQGVSGPKPTLLLGNILEIKKARDAAAKNTTDGAPDSHNCGSFVLPFFDKWRSQFGEIFMFALGNTQILYVTQPDMVREITTCTSLDFGKPTYQARERGSLLGQGILTSNGAVWAHQRKILAPELYMEKVKGMVGLVQESTVTMVNSWKSIIEAGGGIAEIKIDQHMRSFSGDVISRACFGSNYSKGEEIFKRLRALQEAASKRVLATGIPGARHLPTKSNREAWALEKEIKTLILQVVKERTEAGYEKDLLQMVLEGAKNSDLSRDDIDRFIVDNCKNIYLAGYETTAVSATWCLMLLAANPDWQERIRAEAVEICRGQIPDADMIRKMKQLTMAINESLRLYPPVSVVSREALKDMKFGDIKIPQGVNVWTLVTTLHTDPEIWGPDSYKFNPDRFANGITGACKLPHLYVPFGVGPRVCLGQNLALVELKILISMILANFSFSISPKYKHSPALHLVIEPGNGVDLLVKKL, via the exons ATGGATTCCAGCTCTCTTTCTAAAGTATTGATATCGGCGGCAGTAATTGGTTTTGCGGGACTTTTCCTTCGGCTCTACAATTCATTAGTGGCAAAACCAGGAAGGCTTCGAGCAGCCCTGAGAAAGCAGGGAGTGAGCGGGCCTAAACCAACTTTGCTTCTTGGTAACATCTTGGAGATCAAGAAGGCTAGAGATGCTGCAGCCAAGAATACCACTGATGGCGCACCTGATTCTCATAATTGTGGATCCTTTGTCCTTCCATTTTTCGATAAATGGCGGAGCCAATTTG GCGAAATTTTCATGTTTGCTCTGGGTAACACCCAAATTTTGTACGTAACACAACCTGATATGGTGAGGGAGATAACTACCTGCACATCCTTGGACTTTGGAAAGCCAACATATCAAGCGAGAGAGAGGGGTTCTTTGCTTGGCCAGGGTATCCTAACTTCTAATGGGGCTGTTTGGGCTCACCAGAGGAAGATTCTTGCTCCCGAATTGTACATGGAGAAGGTCAAG GGAATGGTTGGTCTAGTTCAGGAGTCCACTGTCACAATGGTAAACTCGTGGAAGAGTATAATCGAGGCTGGGGGTGGAATTGCAGAAATCAAAATCGACCAACACATGAGAAGCTTTTCCGGCGATGTCATCTCAAGAGCATGCTTCGGAAGTAACTATTCCAAAGGAGAAGAAATTTTCAAGAGACTCAGAGCTCTTCAAGAAGCTGCATCCAAGAGAGTTCTCGCCACTGGAATCCCGGGCGCGAG GCATCTTCCTACTAAGAGCAATAGGGAAGCGTGGGCGTTAGAGAAGGAGATCAAAACACTCATCTTACAAGTGGTGAAGGAGAGGACAGAAGCTGGATACGAGAAGGATCTCCTGCAGATGGTTCTTGAAGGAGCTAAGAACAGTGACTTGAGCCGGGATGATATTGACCGCTTCATCGTTGATAACTGCAAAAACATCTATTTGGCCGGCTACGAGACTACTGCTGTCTCAGCCACATGGTGCCTCATGCTCTTGGCTGCAAATCCCGATTGGCAAGAACGCATCCGCGCCGAAGCCGTTGAAATTTGCAGAGGACAAATTCCAGATGCTGATATGATCCGTAAGATGAAACAG TTGACGATGGCAATCAATGAGTCACTGCGCCTTTATCCTCCGGTGTCCGTCGTCTCAAGGGAGGCCTTGAAAGACATGAAATTTGGGGACATAAAGATTCCTCAGGGTGTGAACGTCTGGACCCTGGTGACAACATTGCATACTGATCCTGAAATATGGGGTCCCGACTCCTACAAGTTCAATCCGGATAGGTTTGCAAATGGGATAACGGGCGCATGCAAGCTACCGCACTTGTACGTGCCATTCGGGGTTGGTCCGAGGGTGTGCCTGGGACAGAATTTGGCCCTGGTGGAACTCAAAATCTTGATTTCCATGATTTTAGCCAACTTCTCCTTCTCCATTTCTCCCAAATACAAGCACTCACCGGCTCTGCATTTAGTCATCGAGCCCGGAAACGGTGTCGATCTATTGGTGAAGAAGTTGTAA
- the LOC113712443 gene encoding cytochrome P450 714C2: MEVAVVVKIVLSLALVGGVGLFLRLYRALVAKPGQLRSALRKQGINGPPPAPLLGNILEIKKSRTATTKAPTCGAPPEHNCANALFPFFEKWQKKYGDIFMFSLGNTLILHVTEHDMVREITTCTSLDFGKPSYQAKERGALLGNGVLTSNGTHWAHQRKILAPELYMEKVKGMIKLVQESTMTLINSWNNIIEAKGGIADIKIDQHMRSFSGDVISKACFGRNYSSGEEIFFKLRALQEASSKKVLSTGIPGMRYLPTKSNREMWELEKEIKTLILKVVKERQEVGYEKDLLQTVLEGAKNGNLSQEALDSFIVDNCKNIYLAGYETTAVSAAWCLMLLAANPEWQERVRGEVLEVCRGQIPDADMIRKMKLLSMVINESLRLYPPVAIISREAFKGMKFGNISIPEGVNVWAFVCSLHTDPEVWGADSYQFNPNRFANGITGACKLPHLYMPFGVGPRVCLGQNLALVEMKILIALILANFSFTLSPTYIHSPALNLVIEPGNGVNLYVKKL; the protein is encoded by the exons ATGGAAGTTGCAGTCGTAGTGAAAATAGTTTTATCCCTGGCTTTGGTTGGTGGAGTGGGGTTGTTTTTGCGTTTGTATCGAGCACTGGTGGCCAAGCCAGGGCAGCTGAGGTCGGCCCTGAGGAAGCAAGGGATCAATGGACCACCGCCAGCACCTCTTCTTGGGAACATATTGGAGATCAAGAAATCTCGAACTGCCACTACCAAGGCCCCAACTTGTGGTGCTCCCCCAGAGCACAACTGCGCCAATGCTCTCTTCCCCTTTTTCGAGAAATGGCAGAAGAAATATG GCGACATCTTCATGTTTTCTCTTGGAAACACTTTAATATTACATGTGACCGAACATGACATGGTGCGGGAGATAACAACGTGCACATCCCTGGACTTTGGGAAGCCTTCCTACCAAGCCAAAGAACGCGGCGCTCTGCTAGGCAATGGAGTTTTAACCTCAAACGGAACTCACTGGGCTCATCAGAGGAAGATTCTTGCGCCAGAATTGTACATGGAGAAAGTTAAG GGAATGATAAAGTTGGTTCAAGAGTCCACAATGACACTGATAAATTCATGGAACAATATAATTGAGGCAAAAGGTGGGATTGCTGACATAAAGATTGATCAGCACATGAGGAGCTTCTCCGGTGATGTCATATCAAAAGCATGTTTTGGACGCAATTACTCGAGCGGAGAAGAGATTTTCTTTAAGCTGAGAGCTCTCCAGGAAGCATCTTCCAAGAAGGTTCTGTCCACTGGTATTCCTGGCATGAG GTATCTTCCCACTAAGAGCAACAGGGAAATGTGGGAACTGGAGAAGGAGATAAAAACATTGATCTTGAAGGTAGTGAAGGAAAGGCAGGAAGTTGGGTACGAGAAAGACCTGCTGCAAACGGTTCTTGAAGGGGCAAAGAATGGTAATCTCAGCCAAGAAGCACTTGATAGCTTCATAGTCGATAACTGCAAAAACATCTACTTAGCTGGCTACGAGACCACTGCTGTTTCGGCCGCCTGGTGTCTGATGCTATTAGCAGCCAATCCTGAATGGCAAGAACGCGTTCGGGGCGAGGTTCTTGAGGTTTGCAGGGGCCAGATTCCTGATGCTGACATGATCAGAAAGATGAAGCTG CTAAGCATGGTGATTAATGAGTCGTTGCGTCTGTACCCTCCGGTGGCAATAATCTCAAGGGAGGCCTTCAAGGGAATGAAATTTGGGAATATTAGCATACCCGAGGGAGTGAATGTTTGGGCATTCGTGTGTTCCTTACATACAGATCCTGAAGTCTGGGGAGCAGATTCCTACCAGTTCAATCCAAACAGGTTTGCTAATGGGATCACCGGGGCTTGCAAGCTTCCGCACCTGTACATGCCATTTGGGGTTGGCCCTCGGGTGTGCCTTGGACAAAACTTGGCCTTGGTGGAAATGAAGATCCTAATCGCTCTTATTTTggcaaatttcagttttacacTCTCTCCGACTTACATTCATTCTCCGGCTTTAAACCTGGTCATAGAGCCCGGAAATGGGGTCAATCTGTATGTGAAGAAACTGTGA
- the LOC113712452 gene encoding protein YCF54, chloroplastic yields MSVSTALNLGYLGSSITNVPTHNGEKPLLLHGATSQSLPLLASPNHLLKLGHTNCSWRTTTPVRTAVAAVQSSDPSEKQESELKKYHFVVANAKFMLDEEEHFKELLFERLRLYGEREKEQDFWLVIEPKFLDKFPAITKRLRRPAVALVSTNGPWITFMKLRLDRVLQESYEADSLEEALASNPANIEFEKPDKWSAPYPKYEYGWWEPFLPPGSKPAKV; encoded by the exons ATGTCGGTTTCAACGGCTTTGAATCTGGGATATTTAGGTAGTTCGATTACGAATGTTCCGACCCACAATGGCGAGAAACCTTTGTTGCTTCATGGTGCGACGTCGCAGTCGCTTCCGCTCTTAGCATCACCAAATCACCTGCTCAAATTGGGCCACACCAACTGCAGCTGGCGGACAACTACACCCGTGAGGACCGCCGTTGCCGCTGTCCAATCTTCTGATCCCTCCGAAAAG CAAGAATCTGAGTTGAAGAAGTATCATTTTGTTGTGGCAAATGCGAAATTCATGCTGGATGAGGAGGAGCATTTCAAGGAGCTATTGTTTGAGAGGCTACGACTGTATGGGGAGCGTGAGAAAGAGCAGGATTTTTGGCTTGTGATTGAACCAAAGTTCTTGGACAAGTTTCCTGCTATTACCAAGAGACTCAGGAGACCGGCTGTGGCTCTGGTTTCCACAAACGGCCCCTGGATCAC GTTTATGAAATTAAGACTGGACCGAGTTTTACAAGAAAGTTATGAAGCTGACAGTCTTGAGGAGGCTTTGGCATCTAATCCTGCTAACATAGAGTTTGAGAAGCCAGATAAATGGTCGGCACCATATCCTAAGTATGAATATGGGTGGTGGGAGCCCTTCTTGCCCCCTGGATCAAAACCAGCTAAGGTATAA
- the LOC113712460 gene encoding large ribosomal subunit protein bL17c, translating to MACCGSSTAFATWSISSLKSVLPSVPVQRTPPLHFSIGSSPTRLRVATLRNSGPGLLQSFVGLAPLNPLLSLSSLDSFGFEHSFTTIDNGGRFFAMRHGRKVPKLNRPPDQRRALLRSLTTQLLKHGRIKTTRARASAMRKYVDKMITLAKDGSLHKRRQALGFIYEKQIVHALFAEVQERYGDRNGGYTRIIRTLPRRGDNAPMAFIELV from the exons ATGGCATGTTGTGGGAGCTCCACAGCATTTGCAACGTGGAGCATATCATCCCTTAAATCAGTCCTGCCTTCAGTTCCAGTTCAGAGAACTCCTCCACTTCACTTTTCAATTGGGTCTTCCCCAACTCGCCTCAGGGTCGCTACTCTGCGCAATTCCGGTCCGGGACTTCTTCAGTCTTTCGTGGGTCTTGCCCCTTTGAACCCCCTTCTGTCCCTTTCTTCTCTAG ATTCATTTGGCTTTGAGCATTCTTTTACCACCATTGACAATGGGGGCCGATTCTTTGCTATGAGACATGGAAGGAAGGTACCTAAACTCAATAGGCCCCCAGACCAACGACGTGCGCTCTTGCGTAGCCTGACTACTCAGCTGCTAAAACATGGGCGAATCAAGACCACAAGAGCAAGGGCCAGTGCTATGAGAAAGTATGTTGACAAGATGATTACATTGGCTAAAGATGGTTCTCTGCATAAGAGAAGGCAAGCCCTTGGATTTATTTATGAGAAGCAGATTGTTCATGCATTGTTTGCTGAGGTCCAGGAGAGGTATGGAGACAGGAATGGAGGTTACACAAGGATAATTAGAACCCTACCCAGACGAGGGGACAATGCACCCATGGCTTTCATTGAGCTGGTGTAA
- the LOC113696035 gene encoding reticulon-like protein B5, translating into MSGDGMDSLLDKVQGVFHHDHSRNSSDEIDGDKHSKHPDKFRLFGRQKPVHSALGGGKPADIMLWRNKQISACMLAAATVIWLLFEWIGYRLLPFLCHSLILVLALLFLWSNLSFFVNRSPLELPEIVLPESLCMSFALLLRDRFNQAFGIFRQVASERDVKKFLGAIVALWLVSIVGSWFDLLTLVYLMFVALLTVPLLYERHEDRVDAYAEKATVKLKKQISALDEKVLHKLPNITLKQR; encoded by the exons ATGTCAGGGGATGGTATGGATTCTTTACTGGACAAAGTTCAGGGGGTGTTTCATCATGACCACAGCCGTAACTCCTCTGATGAAATTGATGGTGATAAGCACTCAAAGCACCCTGATAAGTTCCGCCTCTTTGGCCGCCAGAAACCTGTGCACAGCGCCCTTGGGGGTGGCAAAC CTGCTGACATAATGCTTtggaggaacaagcagatatcAGCATGCATGCTTGCTGCTGCAACAGTTATATGGCTTTTATTTGAGTGGATTGGTTATCGTCTGCTCCCATTTCTTTGCCACTCTCTAATACTTGTGCTGGCGTTGCTGTTCCTGTGGTCCAATCTTTCCTTCTTTGTCAACAG GTCTCCTTTGGAATTGCCAGAGATTGTGTTGCCGGAGAGCCTTTGTATGAGTTTTGCTCTCTTGTTGAGGGACAGATTTAACCAGGCGTTTGGGATTTTCCGTCAAGTGGCATCAGAAAGGGACGTGAAGAAATTTCTTGGT GCAATCGTGGCACTCTGGCTTGTTTCAATAGTTGGCAGTTGGTTCGACCTCTTGACACTCGTATACTTGA TGTTTGTGGCACTATTGACGGTACCTTTGTTGTACGAGAGACATGAAGACCGAGTGGATGCTTATGCAGAAAAGGCAACCGTAAAGCTCAAGAAGCAAATCAGTGCTTTGGATGAAAAGGTGCTTCATAAACTTCCAAATATTACTCTCAAACAACGTTGA